From a single Vibrio sp. BS-M-Sm-2 genomic region:
- a CDS encoding glycerate kinase, whose amino-acid sequence MKIVIAPDSFKESLSAVSVAACIEKGFREIFPDAEYVTLPLADGGEGTVDVLLQGLTGQKRIHQVEGPLGELINAEWAMLEPSDSNPKKTALIEIAAASGLDLISPELRNPLLASSFGTGQLILEAIEQGAQTIILGLGGSATNDGGAGIVQALGGRLLDSKGQDDNGQDLSRGGAVLAELASIDLTGLDSRCADIKLIVACDVDNPLCGKKGASHIFGPQKGATPEQVLMLDKALANFAQVAEIQGCVSGDEPVHSRTGYGAAGGSPMGLGLLFDMQIKPGIEMVLDVLQADEVLKGADLVITGEGQMDNQTLQGKTPYGIAKRASLQGIPTIGIAGSLGTEVEALYGEMSSLFGTVRSPQPLNQVLKEAEVNLTRTARNIAATLKLGASILQ is encoded by the coding sequence ATGAAAATTGTTATAGCACCAGACTCGTTTAAAGAATCTTTATCGGCTGTATCGGTGGCGGCGTGCATTGAAAAGGGCTTTCGTGAAATCTTCCCTGACGCTGAGTACGTAACGCTGCCCTTGGCCGATGGCGGCGAGGGTACGGTCGATGTTTTACTGCAAGGCTTAACGGGGCAGAAGCGGATACATCAAGTGGAAGGCCCTTTAGGGGAATTGATTAATGCTGAATGGGCGATGCTTGAACCGTCAGATAGCAACCCGAAAAAGACGGCATTGATTGAAATTGCAGCGGCATCTGGTTTGGACTTGATTTCGCCGGAGCTGCGTAATCCATTGCTTGCTTCTTCATTCGGCACAGGGCAATTGATTTTGGAAGCGATAGAACAGGGTGCTCAAACGATCATTCTTGGATTGGGTGGCAGTGCGACTAATGACGGTGGCGCGGGTATTGTTCAAGCTCTAGGTGGTCGCTTGTTAGATAGTAAAGGGCAAGATGATAATGGGCAAGATCTTAGCCGAGGTGGTGCTGTGCTAGCGGAGTTAGCATCTATTGATCTTACAGGGTTAGATTCTCGCTGTGCTGACATAAAGCTTATCGTCGCGTGTGATGTTGATAATCCATTGTGTGGTAAAAAGGGTGCCAGCCATATATTCGGCCCGCAAAAAGGGGCGACCCCTGAACAAGTCTTGATGCTTGATAAGGCTCTTGCGAATTTTGCTCAAGTTGCTGAGATACAGGGTTGTGTTAGTGGCGATGAACCCGTTCACAGCCGCACGGGTTATGGCGCAGCTGGTGGCTCGCCGATGGGGCTTGGTTTGCTATTCGATATGCAAATTAAACCCGGCATCGAGATGGTGCTTGATGTGTTGCAAGCCGATGAAGTGTTGAAGGGCGCAGACCTTGTGATTACGGGCGAAGGACAGATGGACAACCAAACCCTACAAGGAAAAACACCTTATGGCATCGCCAAGCGTGCAAGTTTACAAGGCATTCCGACCATAGGTATTGCCGGATCACTGGGTACTGAAGTAGAGGCTTTGTATGGTGAAATGAGTAGTTTGTTTGGAACAGTACGTTCTCCTCAGCCTCTCAATCAGGTGTTAAAAGAAGCAGAAGTGAACCTAACAAGAACGGCGAGAAACATTGCTGCGACGCTTAAATTAGGGGCTTCTATTTTACAATAA
- a CDS encoding catalase, producing MSKKLTTAAGCPVAHNQNVQTAGKRGPQLLQDVWFLEKLAHFDREVIPERRMHAKGSGAYGTFTVTHDITKYTKAKLFSEVGKKTDLFARFTTVAGERGAADAERDIRGFALKFYTEEGNWDMVGNNTPVFFLRDPLKFPDLNHAVKRDPRTNMRSAKNNWDFWTSLPEALHQITIVMSDRGIPATYRHMHGFGSHTFSFINADNERFWVKFHFKSQQGIKNLSDAEAAKLIGDDRESHQRDLLDSIDNQDFPKWTLKVQVMPEADAAKVPYNPFDLTKIWPHADYPLIEVGEFELNRNPQNFFAEVEQSAFNPANVVPGISFSPDKMLQGRLFAYGDAQRYRLGVNHQHIPVNAPRCPVHSYHRDGAMRVDGNFGSTLGYEPNNEGQWAEQPDFAEPALNLDGAAAHWDHREDEDYFSQPGDLFRLMTPEQQAILFDNTARNLGGVPKEIQLRHLRHCYKADPAYGEGIGKLLEIDVSEFKS from the coding sequence ATGAGTAAAAAACTGACCACAGCTGCGGGTTGTCCTGTCGCTCATAACCAGAATGTTCAAACGGCGGGCAAACGTGGCCCTCAACTGCTTCAAGATGTTTGGTTTTTAGAAAAATTGGCACACTTTGATCGTGAAGTGATTCCGGAGCGCCGTATGCACGCGAAAGGCTCTGGTGCTTACGGCACATTTACAGTTACGCATGACATCACCAAATACACCAAGGCAAAACTGTTCTCTGAAGTGGGTAAAAAAACCGACTTGTTTGCACGTTTTACGACAGTAGCGGGCGAACGTGGCGCGGCTGATGCAGAGCGTGATATCCGAGGCTTTGCATTGAAGTTTTATACTGAAGAAGGCAACTGGGATATGGTGGGTAACAACACCCCAGTATTTTTCCTTCGTGATCCTCTGAAGTTTCCAGACCTAAACCATGCGGTGAAACGTGACCCGCGCACTAACATGCGTAGTGCGAAGAACAATTGGGATTTCTGGACCTCTTTACCGGAAGCTCTGCACCAAATTACCATCGTGATGAGTGACCGCGGTATTCCTGCAACTTACCGCCATATGCACGGTTTTGGCAGTCACACGTTTAGCTTCATCAACGCCGATAATGAACGTTTCTGGGTTAAATTCCACTTCAAATCTCAGCAAGGTATTAAAAACCTATCTGATGCAGAAGCAGCGAAGCTGATCGGCGATGATCGTGAAAGTCACCAACGTGACTTGCTAGACAGCATCGACAATCAAGACTTCCCTAAATGGACACTGAAAGTACAAGTGATGCCGGAAGCGGACGCGGCGAAAGTACCATACAACCCATTCGATCTTACTAAGATCTGGCCACATGCGGACTACCCATTGATTGAAGTGGGTGAATTTGAGCTAAACCGTAACCCACAAAACTTCTTCGCAGAAGTAGAGCAGTCGGCATTCAACCCGGCGAACGTGGTTCCGGGTATCAGTTTCTCACCAGACAAAATGCTTCAAGGCCGTTTGTTTGCTTACGGTGATGCGCAGCGCTACCGTTTGGGTGTTAACCATCAGCATATTCCAGTGAACGCACCTCGTTGCCCAGTACATAGCTACCACCGTGATGGTGCAATGCGTGTTGATGGTAACTTCGGTAGCACACTAGGCTATGAGCCAAACAATGAAGGCCAATGGGCAGAGCAACCAGACTTTGCAGAACCAGCATTGAACTTGGATGGTGCGGCAGCGCACTGGGATCATCGCGAAGATGAAGACTACTTCTCACAACCAGGTGACTTGTTCCGTCTAATGACACCAGAACAACAAGCAATCCTGTTCGATAACACAGCACGTAACCTAGGTGGTGTGCCTAAAGAGATTCAACTGCGTCACCTAAGACACTGTTACAAAGCCGACCCAGCATATGGCGAAGGCATTGGTAAACTGCTTGAAATCGATGTGAGCGAATTTAAGTCGTAA